A single region of the Streptomyces sp. AM 4-1-1 genome encodes:
- a CDS encoding ribose-phosphate diphosphokinase has product MHRLPDPARDGRRVSGGRELLLFSGRAHPALAEGIAAELGTTLVPTKAIDFANGEIYIRYHQSVRGADCFVIQSHTAPVNKSIMEQLIMIDALKRASARSITVIVPFYGYARQDRKHSGREPISARLMADLLTTAGADRILTIDLHADQIQGFFDGPVDHLSAMPVLADHVGSVVDRSRLTVVSPDAGRVRVADSWCDRLDAPLAIVHKRRDKDVAHQVTAHEVVGEVQGRVCVLVDDMIDTGGTICAAADALFAHGAEEVIVAATHGVLSGPAAARLEQSKVGEFVFTDTLPVPGGLSLDKVTVLSVAPLIASAVREVFGNGSVTRLLAGR; this is encoded by the coding sequence ATACACCGACTACCCGACCCTGCGCGGGACGGACGCCGCGTGAGCGGCGGCAGAGAGCTGCTGCTGTTCTCCGGCCGGGCGCACCCCGCGCTGGCCGAGGGCATCGCGGCCGAGCTGGGCACGACGCTGGTCCCGACGAAGGCGATCGACTTCGCCAACGGCGAGATCTACATCCGCTACCACCAGTCCGTGCGGGGCGCGGACTGCTTCGTGATCCAGAGCCACACGGCCCCGGTCAACAAGTCGATCATGGAGCAGTTGATCATGATCGACGCGTTGAAGCGGGCGTCCGCCCGGAGCATCACCGTCATCGTCCCGTTCTACGGCTACGCCCGTCAGGACCGTAAGCACAGCGGCCGGGAACCCATCTCGGCCCGGCTGATGGCCGATCTGCTGACGACCGCGGGCGCGGACCGGATTCTGACCATCGATCTGCACGCCGACCAGATCCAGGGTTTCTTCGACGGCCCGGTCGACCACCTGTCCGCGATGCCGGTGCTCGCCGACCACGTCGGTTCGGTGGTGGACCGGAGCAGGCTGACGGTGGTCTCCCCGGACGCGGGCCGGGTCAGGGTGGCGGACAGCTGGTGCGACCGGCTGGACGCCCCGCTGGCCATCGTGCACAAGCGGCGGGACAAGGACGTCGCGCACCAGGTCACGGCGCACGAGGTCGTGGGAGAGGTTCAGGGCAGGGTGTGCGTCCTGGTCGACGACATGATCGACACCGGGGGCACGATCTGCGCGGCGGCGGACGCGCTGTTCGCCCATGGCGCGGAGGAGGTGATCGTCGCGGCCACGCACGGGGTGCTGTCGGGGCCGGCGGCGGCGCGCCTGGAGCAGTCGAAGGTGGGCGAGTTCGTCTTCACTGACACCCTGCCGGTGCCGGGCGGCCTCTCGCTGGACAAGGTGACGGTCCTGTCCGTCGCGCCGCTGATCGCGAGCGCGGTGCGGGAGGTGTTCGGGAACGGGTCGGTGACCCGCCTCCTGGCGGGGCGGTAG
- a CDS encoding alkene reductase, with translation MSSNLFEPVTLGKLALSNRMVMAPMTRNRATPDGQATELMATYYGQRAAAGLIITEGIQPNAVGQGFLQTPGLHTEEQVASWVPVTEAVHRGGGRIVAQLMHSGRIGHPSLYPSAHRSVAPSAIAAAGQCFGPEGPLDYPVPHELTVEEIARTVDDIATASQRAVDAGFDGVELHAGNGFLLHQFLSANTNHRTDAYGGDIAARIRFTVEVAEAAAERVGADRVGMRVSPANPYNDIAEHDTAELYAALVEALPPLAFLHVMESANRPQTLAVRGLWQGKLILNPHPTADSGPVSPETAADTLESGAADAVCMGALFLANPDLPDRIKAGGPYNSVDESALYGGDHRGYTDYPTLRGTDAA, from the coding sequence ATGTCCTCGAACCTCTTCGAACCGGTCACCCTCGGCAAGCTGGCCCTCAGCAACCGCATGGTCATGGCCCCCATGACCCGTAACCGCGCCACCCCCGACGGCCAGGCCACCGAACTCATGGCCACCTACTACGGTCAGCGCGCCGCCGCCGGGCTGATCATCACCGAGGGCATCCAGCCCAACGCCGTCGGCCAGGGCTTCCTCCAGACACCGGGCCTGCACACCGAGGAGCAGGTCGCCTCCTGGGTCCCCGTCACCGAGGCCGTGCACCGCGGCGGCGGCCGGATCGTGGCCCAGCTGATGCACTCCGGGCGCATCGGCCACCCGTCCCTCTACCCCAGCGCGCACCGGTCGGTCGCCCCCTCCGCCATCGCCGCCGCCGGTCAGTGCTTCGGCCCCGAGGGCCCGTTGGACTACCCGGTCCCGCACGAGCTGACCGTCGAGGAGATCGCGCGGACCGTGGACGACATCGCGACCGCGTCCCAGCGCGCCGTCGACGCCGGTTTCGACGGGGTGGAGCTGCACGCGGGCAACGGTTTCCTGCTGCACCAGTTCCTGTCGGCCAACACCAACCACCGCACCGACGCGTACGGCGGTGACATCGCGGCCCGTATCCGCTTCACCGTCGAGGTCGCGGAGGCCGCGGCCGAGCGCGTCGGGGCGGACCGGGTCGGGATGCGCGTCTCGCCCGCGAACCCGTACAACGACATCGCCGAGCACGACACGGCCGAGCTGTACGCGGCCCTGGTCGAGGCGCTGCCCCCGCTGGCGTTCCTGCACGTCATGGAGTCCGCGAACCGGCCGCAGACGCTGGCGGTGCGCGGACTGTGGCAGGGCAAGCTGATCCTCAACCCGCACCCCACCGCCGACTCGGGCCCGGTCAGCCCGGAGACGGCCGCCGACACCCTGGAGTCGGGCGCCGCCGACGCGGTGTGCATGGGCGCCCTCTTCCTGGCCAACCCGGACCTGCCGGACCGCATCAAGGCCGGAGGCCCGTACAACTCCGTCGACGAGAGCGCCCTGTACGGGGGCGACCACCGCGGATACACCGACTACCCGACCCTGCGCGGGACGGACGCCGCGTGA
- a CDS encoding pseudouridine-5'-phosphate glycosidase yields the protein MRAYDGVPIVFGPEVRSTLDEGGPVVALESNVITHGLPYPDNAATARKVEDAVRAGGAVPATICVRDGAIHVGMSDEEIERFASTPGIPKVSSRDLPVVLANGGLGATTVASSVVAAELAGIPFFSSAGIGGVHRGAQETFDISSDLVQFTRSKVAVVCAGAKMILDLGLTLEYLETQCVPVVAHRSDDFPAFYCRTSGHRAPHRMDDETAIARAVENHWALGNHSSFLITTPVREEDAIDSVEVDAAIRDAVSAAGRDGVSGQSLTKYLMRAVDAATDGRSARANMAVLATCAETAGRLAAAHSRHLAERDAGAAHGTG from the coding sequence ATGCGCGCATACGACGGCGTCCCGATCGTCTTCGGTCCCGAGGTCCGCTCCACCCTCGACGAGGGCGGACCGGTGGTGGCGCTGGAGAGCAACGTCATCACGCACGGCCTGCCGTACCCGGACAACGCGGCCACCGCCCGGAAGGTGGAGGACGCCGTCCGGGCGGGCGGGGCGGTCCCGGCCACGATCTGCGTGCGGGACGGCGCGATCCACGTGGGGATGTCGGACGAGGAGATCGAGCGGTTCGCGTCCACACCGGGCATCCCCAAGGTCTCCAGCCGGGACCTGCCGGTGGTGCTGGCGAACGGCGGGCTCGGCGCCACGACCGTGGCCTCCTCGGTGGTCGCCGCCGAACTGGCGGGCATCCCCTTCTTCTCGTCGGCCGGGATCGGCGGGGTGCACCGGGGGGCGCAGGAGACGTTCGACATCTCCTCGGACCTCGTCCAGTTCACCCGGTCCAAGGTCGCCGTCGTCTGCGCGGGCGCCAAGATGATCCTGGACCTGGGGCTGACCCTGGAGTACCTGGAGACGCAGTGCGTCCCGGTGGTCGCCCACCGGTCCGACGACTTCCCCGCCTTCTACTGCCGCACCAGCGGCCACCGCGCCCCGCACCGGATGGACGACGAGACGGCCATCGCCCGCGCCGTCGAGAACCACTGGGCACTGGGCAACCACAGCTCCTTCCTCATCACCACCCCGGTCAGGGAGGAGGACGCCATCGACTCCGTCGAGGTGGACGCGGCCATCCGCGATGCCGTCTCCGCCGCCGGCCGGGACGGGGTGTCGGGCCAGAGCCTGACGAAGTACCTCATGCGCGCCGTCGACGCGGCCACCGACGGGCGGTCGGCCAGGGCGAACATGGCGGTCCTCGCCACCTGCGCCGAGACCGCGGGCCGGCTGGCCGCCGCGCACAGCCGTCATCTGGCGGAGCGGGACGCCGGTGCCGCTCACGGCACCGGCTGA
- a CDS encoding tautomerase family protein, whose protein sequence is MPHVHIQHYPRNFTEEQRRAVDAAITRAVMTAFETGEETISIALEPIEPDDWTARVLDRIEAREDLLLKAPAYWKRK, encoded by the coding sequence GTGCCCCATGTCCACATCCAGCACTATCCCCGGAACTTCACCGAGGAGCAGCGCCGGGCCGTCGACGCGGCGATCACCCGGGCGGTCATGACGGCCTTCGAGACCGGCGAGGAGACCATCTCGATCGCGCTGGAGCCGATCGAGCCGGACGACTGGACCGCCCGCGTCCTCGACCGGATCGAGGCGCGCGAGGACCTGCTCCTCAAAGCCCCCGCCTACTGGAAGCGAAAGTGA
- a CDS encoding amino acid adenylation domain-containing protein, whose product MLRQQVATRPEAVAVVHNGRELSYRQLEAAADELGDRLGELGAGADTPVGLYVEPSLELMVGAWGILASGGAYLPLSPEYPQDRLRYMLENSGTRIVVTQEHLADRARELSATGVTVVVIGDKDPVADSGPRPSATAGPDLGSDTLAYVIYTSGSTGRPKGVMIEHRSIVSQLRWMQDCGHLGPDTTVLQKTPMSFDAAQWEILAPAAGGRVVMGPSGVYRDPEALIETIAKNDVTTLQCVPTLLQALLDTESLPACTSLKRVFAGGEALSSTLARTFAEEMPHTSLVNLYGPTECTINTTAHLVDPHDLAGNEAASIVSIGVPVDNTTCFILDKNLQPVDIAEKGELYVGGIQVARGYLNLPDQTRERFVTNPFMPCERLYRTGDLAYWNSDGTIQFCGRADSQIKLRGYRVELEEIASAIEEHTWVKRAAAVVTDDPRTGFQNLVACVELNPREAALMDQGNHGSHHQSKTNKLQVKAQLSNAGVRDPEELAGRPAVPLPGAEETPAQRREVFARKTYRFYEGGSVSHADLRELLSPRTTPAYSRGTDRLTQAELGTILRWFGPFHSEERLLPKYSYASPGALYATQMYLETGGVAGLDPGVYYFHPLDHTLVRIADARCPAPEGLEVHFVGKKRAIEPVYRTNIQEVLEFETGHMLGVFEEVLPEYGLAIHPAGFDPSARGLLDVAEEDYYLGTFEIRANDGRPAADPVEIFLQTHPGGVAGLPTGTYRHRGGDFERISDRTVLKKHVIAINQGVYESAPIGITAVSREPEDWLSYIVLGRKLHHLQRNGLRMGFMSSGYSSKTGHPLPAALRADDILAEAGIGSGPSYFFLGGKVSDEQLRSTGMREDSVHMRGPTEMIRDDLARLLPDYMIPNRLLILDELPLTANGKIDCKALAASDVVNDASGSTVHVAPRTPVERWLAAEWGKALKYADVSVEDNFFASGGNSLVAVVLTHRINREFGISLPLQILFEHPRLADLAARIEDDSPEPSSRLIPLHERSGTAAPVFCWPGLGGYPMNLRLLARESDVPGTFYGIQTAGINAGEVPYGTIGEMAAADIAEIRRVQPEGPYTLWGYSFGARVAFETAWQLERAGQRVEHLMLLCPGNPKVRQANGRRYGREASYRNPGYVSVLFSVFAGTISGPALDACLLATRDEDSFVSFVHAAFPALDEGMVRRITRIVGATYEFDYSFDELVERRLDAPVTILKASGDDYSFIEEHSGYSATPPTVLDLKSDHYQVLRDHGITELVSAIRSRTT is encoded by the coding sequence ATGCTCAGGCAGCAGGTCGCCACCCGGCCGGAAGCCGTGGCGGTCGTCCACAACGGCCGGGAGCTGAGCTACCGGCAGCTGGAGGCGGCGGCAGACGAACTCGGCGATCGGCTAGGCGAGTTAGGGGCCGGGGCGGACACCCCGGTGGGCCTCTACGTCGAACCGTCACTGGAACTGATGGTGGGGGCCTGGGGCATTCTCGCCTCGGGGGGCGCCTATCTGCCGCTCTCTCCGGAGTACCCGCAGGACCGCCTCCGCTACATGCTGGAGAACTCCGGCACCCGGATCGTGGTGACCCAGGAACACCTGGCCGACCGCGCCCGGGAGCTGTCGGCCACGGGCGTCACCGTCGTCGTGATCGGCGACAAGGACCCCGTGGCCGACAGCGGCCCCCGGCCGTCGGCCACCGCCGGCCCGGACCTCGGCTCGGACACCCTGGCGTACGTCATCTACACCTCGGGCTCCACCGGCCGCCCCAAGGGGGTGATGATCGAACACCGCAGCATCGTCTCGCAGTTGCGCTGGATGCAGGACTGCGGGCACCTCGGGCCTGACACCACCGTGCTCCAGAAGACCCCGATGAGCTTCGACGCCGCCCAGTGGGAAATCCTCGCCCCCGCGGCCGGCGGCCGGGTCGTGATGGGCCCCAGCGGGGTCTACCGGGACCCCGAGGCGCTGATCGAGACCATCGCTAAGAACGACGTCACGACGCTCCAGTGCGTCCCCACCCTCCTACAGGCGTTGCTGGACACCGAATCGCTCCCCGCCTGCACCTCGCTCAAGCGGGTCTTCGCCGGAGGCGAGGCCCTCAGCTCCACGCTGGCCCGCACCTTCGCCGAGGAGATGCCGCACACCTCGCTCGTCAACCTGTACGGGCCGACCGAGTGCACCATCAACACCACGGCCCACCTCGTCGACCCGCACGACCTCGCCGGGAACGAGGCGGCCTCGATCGTCTCCATCGGCGTCCCGGTCGACAACACCACCTGCTTCATCCTCGACAAGAACCTCCAGCCGGTGGACATCGCCGAGAAGGGCGAACTCTACGTCGGCGGCATACAGGTGGCCCGCGGCTATCTGAACCTGCCGGACCAGACCAGGGAACGCTTCGTCACCAACCCCTTCATGCCGTGCGAACGGCTGTACCGGACGGGTGACCTGGCCTACTGGAACTCCGACGGGACGATCCAGTTCTGCGGACGCGCCGACTCCCAGATCAAACTGCGCGGCTACCGCGTGGAGCTGGAGGAGATCGCCTCCGCGATCGAGGAGCACACCTGGGTCAAGCGGGCCGCCGCCGTCGTCACCGACGACCCCCGCACCGGCTTCCAGAACCTGGTGGCGTGCGTCGAGCTGAACCCCAGGGAAGCCGCCCTGATGGACCAGGGCAACCACGGCTCGCACCACCAGTCGAAGACCAACAAGCTCCAGGTCAAGGCCCAGCTGTCCAACGCGGGTGTACGGGACCCCGAGGAACTGGCGGGCCGGCCCGCCGTCCCGCTGCCCGGCGCCGAGGAGACCCCCGCCCAGCGCCGCGAGGTCTTCGCCCGGAAGACGTACCGCTTCTACGAGGGCGGCAGCGTCTCCCACGCCGACCTGCGAGAGCTGCTGAGCCCCCGGACGACCCCCGCCTACTCCCGCGGCACCGACCGCCTCACGCAGGCCGAACTCGGCACGATCCTCAGGTGGTTCGGGCCGTTCCACAGCGAGGAACGGCTGCTGCCGAAGTACTCCTACGCCTCACCGGGAGCGCTGTACGCCACCCAGATGTACCTGGAGACCGGAGGCGTGGCCGGACTCGACCCGGGCGTCTACTACTTCCACCCCCTGGACCACACGCTGGTCCGGATCGCCGACGCGCGATGTCCTGCCCCCGAGGGCCTTGAGGTGCACTTCGTCGGCAAGAAGCGGGCGATCGAACCGGTCTACAGGACCAACATCCAGGAAGTGCTGGAGTTCGAGACCGGCCACATGCTCGGTGTGTTCGAGGAGGTGCTGCCCGAGTACGGGCTGGCGATCCACCCCGCCGGATTCGACCCGTCGGCGCGGGGCCTCCTGGACGTGGCCGAGGAGGACTACTACCTCGGGACGTTCGAGATACGCGCCAACGACGGCCGCCCGGCCGCCGACCCGGTCGAGATCTTCCTCCAGACCCACCCGGGCGGGGTGGCCGGACTGCCCACGGGCACCTACCGCCACCGCGGCGGTGACTTCGAGCGGATCTCGGACCGCACGGTCCTGAAGAAGCACGTGATCGCGATCAACCAGGGCGTGTACGAGTCCGCCCCCATCGGGATCACCGCCGTCAGCAGGGAACCCGAGGACTGGCTCTCGTACATCGTCCTCGGCCGGAAGCTGCACCATCTGCAACGCAACGGGCTGAGGATGGGCTTCATGTCCTCGGGCTACTCCTCGAAGACCGGGCACCCGCTGCCCGCCGCGCTGCGCGCCGACGACATCCTCGCCGAGGCCGGCATCGGTTCCGGCCCCTCCTACTTCTTCCTCGGTGGGAAGGTCAGCGACGAACAGCTGCGCTCCACCGGGATGCGCGAGGACTCGGTGCACATGCGCGGACCGACGGAGATGATCCGGGACGACCTGGCGCGGCTGCTGCCCGACTACATGATCCCGAACCGGCTGCTGATCCTCGACGAACTCCCGCTGACCGCCAACGGAAAGATCGACTGCAAGGCGCTCGCCGCCTCGGACGTGGTCAACGACGCCTCCGGCAGTACGGTCCACGTCGCTCCCCGCACCCCGGTGGAACGCTGGCTGGCCGCGGAGTGGGGCAAGGCGCTGAAGTACGCGGACGTGTCGGTCGAGGACAACTTCTTCGCCTCCGGCGGCAACTCCCTCGTGGCGGTGGTGCTCACGCACCGGATCAACCGGGAGTTCGGCATCTCGCTGCCCCTCCAGATCCTCTTCGAACACCCCAGGCTGGCCGACCTCGCGGCGCGGATCGAGGACGACAGCCCCGAACCCTCCTCACGGCTGATCCCCCTCCACGAGAGGAGCGGCACGGCGGCGCCCGTGTTCTGCTGGCCCGGCCTCGGCGGCTATCCGATGAACCTGCGGCTGCTCGCCCGGGAGTCGGACGTGCCGGGCACCTTCTACGGGATACAGACGGCCGGGATCAACGCGGGCGAAGTGCCCTACGGCACCATCGGCGAGATGGCGGCGGCCGACATCGCGGAGATCCGCCGGGTGCAGCCCGAAGGGCCGTACACCCTCTGGGGCTACTCCTTCGGCGCCCGGGTGGCCTTCGAGACCGCGTGGCAGCTGGAGCGGGCCGGGCAGCGGGTCGAGCACCTGATGCTGCTGTGCCCCGGCAACCCGAAGGTGCGGCAGGCGAACGGACGGCGGTACGGGCGTGAGGCGTCGTACCGCAACCCCGGATACGTGAGCGTCCTGTTCTCCGTGTTCGCCGGGACGATCAGCGGACCCGCGCTGGACGCCTGCCTGCTGGCCACCCGCGACGAGGACAGCTTCGTGTCCTTCGTCCACGCCGCGTTCCCGGCGCTCGACGAGGGGATGGTGCGGCGCATCACCCGCATCGTCGGCGCGACCTACGAGTTCGACTACTCCTTCGACGAGCTGGTCGAGCGCCGGCTGGACGCCCCCGTGACGATCCTCAAGGCGTCCGGTGACGACTACTCGTTCATCGAGGAGCACTCCGGCTATTCGGCCACCCCGCCCACCGTGCTCGACCTGAAGAGCGACCACTACCAGGTCCTCCGGGACCACGGCATCACCGAACTGGTGTCGGCCATCCGCTCCCGCACCACCTGA
- a CDS encoding EamA family transporter, with translation MKSNRVATDSALTALAPLIWGSTYVVTTELLPPDRPLLASVVRALPAGLVLMAVGRTLPRGMWWWRALVLGVLNIGAFFYLLFVAAYHLPGGVAALVMSVQPMIVLFLSALLLKDKIKPVHVVASVFGVVGVGLLVLRPQAELDAVGVGAGLLGAVSMASGIVLTKKWGRPEGVGLLTFTGWQLTVGGLVLLPVTLIGEGLPGSVNGHNLIGFAYLGLIGALFAYAIWFRGVERLPALAVSFLSFASPLAATVLGYLVLDQSLTALQFVGAAAVITAVVLAQPRQKRPKPAEPQADSRQPVHT, from the coding sequence GTGAAGTCCAACCGAGTCGCGACAGACTCCGCTCTCACCGCTCTCGCCCCGCTCATCTGGGGCTCCACCTACGTCGTCACCACCGAACTCCTGCCCCCCGACCGGCCGTTGCTGGCCTCGGTGGTCCGCGCCCTGCCCGCCGGCCTGGTGCTGATGGCAGTCGGCCGCACCCTGCCCCGCGGCATGTGGTGGTGGCGGGCGCTCGTCCTCGGCGTCCTGAACATCGGCGCCTTCTTCTACCTGCTGTTCGTCGCCGCCTACCACCTGCCGGGCGGGGTCGCGGCGCTGGTGATGTCCGTCCAGCCGATGATCGTGCTCTTCCTGTCGGCGCTGCTGCTGAAGGACAAGATCAAACCCGTCCACGTGGTGGCGAGCGTGTTCGGGGTCGTAGGTGTGGGGCTGCTCGTCCTGCGACCACAGGCCGAACTGGACGCCGTCGGCGTCGGAGCCGGTCTGCTGGGCGCGGTGAGCATGGCCTCCGGGATCGTGCTCACCAAGAAGTGGGGCAGACCGGAGGGCGTCGGCCTGCTGACCTTCACCGGCTGGCAGCTCACCGTCGGCGGGCTGGTCCTGCTGCCCGTGACCCTGATCGGCGAAGGACTGCCCGGCAGCGTCAACGGCCACAACCTCATCGGATTCGCCTATCTCGGCCTGATCGGCGCCCTGTTCGCCTACGCGATCTGGTTCCGCGGCGTGGAGCGGCTGCCCGCCCTCGCCGTCTCCTTCCTGAGCTTCGCCTCACCGCTGGCCGCGACCGTCCTCGGCTATCTCGTACTGGACCAGTCGCTGACCGCCCTCCAGTTCGTGGGTGCGGCGGCCGTGATCACCGCGGTGGTGCTCGCCCAGCCCCGGCAGAAGCGTCCGAAACCGGCCGAACCTCAGGCCGACTCCAGACAACCCGTACACACCTGA
- the upp gene encoding uracil phosphoribosyltransferase, with translation MTVGHNVHLLPQTNQLRAMHTIIRDREAPRADFVFYSRRIMRLLLEAGLDLLPFDKHEVTTPVGETYDGLTFATKLCAVPVIRAGESMEAELRDIHPGIRIGKILIQRDKKTKLPHLYYSHLPDDIAERHVLLLEPMLATGGSALTAIGVLLDAGVREENIVFVNFLTAPEGIHTVCRKHPRVKIVTSAIEDRLNENAFMVPGIGDFGDRFFGTTDSAVHQ, from the coding sequence ATGACCGTCGGCCACAACGTCCACTTACTCCCGCAGACGAACCAGCTGCGGGCCATGCACACCATCATCCGCGACCGCGAAGCTCCCCGCGCGGACTTCGTCTTCTACTCCCGGCGCATCATGCGCCTGCTGCTCGAAGCGGGCCTCGACCTCCTCCCGTTCGACAAGCACGAGGTCACCACCCCCGTCGGCGAGACCTACGACGGTCTGACGTTCGCCACGAAGCTGTGCGCCGTCCCCGTCATCCGGGCCGGCGAGTCGATGGAGGCGGAGCTGCGGGACATCCACCCCGGCATCCGGATCGGCAAGATCCTCATCCAGCGGGACAAGAAGACCAAGCTCCCGCACCTGTACTACTCGCACCTGCCGGACGACATCGCCGAGCGCCACGTACTCCTGCTGGAGCCGATGCTCGCGACCGGAGGCAGCGCTCTCACCGCGATCGGTGTCCTCCTCGACGCCGGCGTACGGGAGGAGAACATCGTGTTCGTCAACTTCCTCACCGCCCCCGAAGGCATACACACCGTCTGCCGCAAACACCCCAGGGTCAAGATCGTCACATCGGCGATCGAGGACCGTCTCAACGAGAACGCGTTCATGGTTCCCGGAATCGGCGACTTCGGCGACCGGTTCTTCGGCACAACGGATTCGGCAGTGCACCAGTGA
- a CDS encoding phosphoribosylanthranilate isomerase: MSDVKNLVQVAGIIDAEEAAMLVEEGVDWLGFPLRLPSGKDDITESAATRIIGGLTAPQAGVLISYLTDADEISAFTSQLGVRAVQLHGDVERVQLAKLKANRPDLYVLKSLVVREDNAEELLNLVDEVADSVDMFITDTFNPATGAKGATGLTHDWSVSAELVRRSPKPLMMAGGLNPENVAAAIRAVRPAAVDAHTGLEGADRRKDRAKVAKFVAESRLAFAEIG, translated from the coding sequence ATGTCTGATGTGAAGAATCTGGTACAGGTCGCCGGGATCATCGACGCCGAGGAGGCGGCGATGCTCGTCGAGGAGGGCGTGGACTGGCTCGGCTTCCCCCTCCGCCTGCCGTCCGGCAAGGACGACATCACCGAGTCGGCGGCCACCCGCATCATCGGCGGACTCACGGCGCCGCAGGCAGGGGTCCTGATCAGCTACCTCACCGACGCCGACGAGATCAGCGCCTTCACCAGCCAGCTCGGGGTGAGAGCGGTGCAGCTCCACGGTGACGTGGAGCGGGTCCAGCTCGCCAAGCTCAAGGCGAACCGCCCCGACCTGTACGTCCTCAAGAGCCTGGTGGTCCGTGAGGACAACGCCGAGGAGCTGCTGAACCTCGTGGACGAGGTGGCCGACTCGGTGGACATGTTCATCACCGACACGTTCAACCCCGCGACCGGCGCCAAGGGTGCCACCGGCCTGACCCACGACTGGTCGGTCAGCGCGGAGCTGGTCCGCCGCTCGCCGAAGCCGCTGATGATGGCGGGCGGTCTGAACCCGGAGAACGTCGCCGCCGCGATCCGCGCCGTACGGCCCGCCGCGGTCGACGCGCACACCGGCCTGGAGGGCGCCGACCGCCGCAAGGACCGCGCGAAGGTCGCGAAGTTCGTCGCGGAGTCCCGCCTCGCCTTCGCCGAGATCGGCTGA
- a CDS encoding nitroreductase family protein produces the protein MTEDNAPLTVPQAIHARRAVRHYLPDRIPAAQLTELLELTLEAPSSFNIQARSVVVVSDQRGRSGLTWATGGQPHPEEAPVTLVFVGSSRAWSEDLSDIHGQAGRNGAWNDQYIAGFPQATLDFYEDQEKRGLLRECAIKDAMIAATHAMIVAASMGLATSPMNGWDEAKVKQVIGIEDRDDLHIALLLPVGKPAENRRHPGRRPLGRNAFDGTYGHGYTPERA, from the coding sequence ATGACCGAGGACAACGCCCCACTGACAGTGCCGCAGGCCATCCACGCTCGTCGCGCGGTCCGTCACTACCTACCGGACCGGATTCCGGCAGCCCAGCTCACCGAACTGCTGGAACTGACGCTGGAGGCACCCTCCAGCTTCAACATCCAGGCACGTTCCGTGGTCGTTGTCTCCGATCAGCGGGGCCGCTCCGGCCTCACCTGGGCCACCGGCGGCCAGCCGCATCCGGAGGAGGCTCCGGTGACGTTGGTGTTCGTCGGCTCCAGCAGGGCGTGGAGCGAGGATCTGAGCGACATCCACGGCCAGGCGGGACGCAACGGCGCGTGGAACGACCAGTACATCGCCGGATTCCCGCAGGCCACCCTGGATTTCTACGAGGATCAGGAGAAGCGCGGTCTGCTGCGTGAGTGCGCGATCAAGGACGCCATGATCGCCGCCACACACGCCATGATCGTCGCCGCCTCCATGGGTCTCGCCACCTCCCCGATGAACGGGTGGGACGAGGCCAAGGTCAAGCAGGTCATCGGCATCGAGGACCGCGACGACCTGCACATCGCGCTGCTGCTGCCGGTCGGCAAGCCCGCGGAGAACCGCAGGCACCCCGGCCGCCGGCCGCTCGGGCGCAACGCCTTCGACGGCACGTACGGCCACGGCTACACGCCCGAGCGCGCCTGA
- a CDS encoding MarR family transcriptional regulator, translating to MADHVDHVLAQWAEQAPALDASPMAVIGRIKRLAQIVEGELRTTYNEHGLDAAAFDVLATLRRSPPPHRLTPAELMRASMVTSGAITQRLDRLEGRGLVTRTRSQLDGRSFSVALTDEGLALIDNAQIDNVGAQGRLLVGLTPAQRDRLARDLRRLLESLGDTDQFR from the coding sequence ATGGCTGACCACGTAGATCACGTACTGGCGCAGTGGGCGGAACAAGCCCCGGCGCTGGACGCCTCACCCATGGCCGTCATCGGCCGGATCAAGCGCCTCGCCCAGATCGTCGAGGGCGAGCTGCGCACCACCTACAACGAGCACGGGCTCGACGCCGCGGCCTTCGACGTACTGGCCACACTGCGGCGCAGTCCTCCGCCCCACCGGCTGACACCCGCCGAACTCATGCGCGCGTCGATGGTCACCTCGGGTGCCATCACGCAACGGCTGGACCGGCTCGAAGGGCGGGGGCTGGTGACCCGGACCCGCAGCCAGCTGGACGGGCGCAGCTTCAGCGTCGCGCTCACCGACGAGGGCCTGGCGCTCATCGACAACGCGCAGATCGACAACGTCGGGGCGCAGGGCCGGCTGCTCGTCGGTCTCACCCCCGCTCAGCGGGACCGGCTCGCGAGGGATCTCCGGCGCCTGCTGGAGTCTCTTGGCGACACCGATCAGTTCAGGTAG